The Coleofasciculus sp. FACHB-1120 nucleotide sequence TTCGTACTCGAAGACAAAAAACAGGTAGCATTATGCCAGTGTAAATACACCAGTAAGTCACCGTTTTGTGACGGTTCGCACAGTAAACTTTAGTATTTTTCACTACAAAAGCGCAGGCTATCCAAATAAAGTTTACTTGCACAAACTGGCAATATATTCCATCTTCTTAACCTGCATAAGCAGACGAGATAAACCGCCTCTCTACAACCAGGATAACTCCAGGCTTTAGCCGCTGGAAATTTAAGTTAAATAGGAGCTAAAAATGATTGCAATTCGGAAAGCAGAAGAACGCGGACACGCCGACCACGGTTGGCTCAATTCCTACCATTCATTCTCCTTCGCGAACTATTACGATCCCCAGCACATGGGATTTAAAACTCTGCGCGTAATTAACGAAGATAGAGTGCAAGCGAACCAAGGATTCGGGACACATTCTCATCGAGATATGGAAATTATTTCCTACGTGCTAGAAGGGGCTTTGGAGCATAAGGATAGCATGGGAACCAGTTCTATCATCCTTCCGGGTGAAGTTCAAGTCATGAGCGCTGGTACAGGAGTTACTCACAGCGAATACAACCATTCTAAAACTGACTTAGTGCATTTTCTGCAAATTTGGATTACGCCAAATCAAAAAGGATTAGAACCTCGATATGAACAGAAAATGTATTCGGCTGAAGAAAAGCACGGAAATCTCCGTTTAATTGC carries:
- a CDS encoding pirin family protein, with the translated sequence MIAIRKAEERGHADHGWLNSYHSFSFANYYDPQHMGFKTLRVINEDRVQANQGFGTHSHRDMEIISYVLEGALEHKDSMGTSSIILPGEVQVMSAGTGVTHSEYNHSKTDLVHFLQIWITPNQKGLEPRYEQKMYSAEEKHGNLRLIASQDGRDGSVTIHQDANLYASLLDAGQKVDYQIKPNRHAWLQVIKGNISLNGKPMAAGDGAAISNENQIAIEAKDNTEFLLFDLA